One genomic window of Trichlorobacter lovleyi includes the following:
- a CDS encoding recombinase family protein, translating into MESNHKGQQLGYIRVSSALQNTDRQLADLTLDRIFTDKLSGKDTNRPQLQELLTYCRQGDTVHVHSLDRLGRNLDDLRQLVQQFKAKGVAVVFHKENLTFAAGEDSNPMNELLFNIMGAFAAFERSLIRERQLEGIRIAQANGAYKGRPAAMTPERVAEIKARVEAGESKAGIAKALNISRDTLYRYLKEL; encoded by the coding sequence ATGGAGAGCAACCACAAAGGCCAGCAGCTAGGATATATCCGCGTATCATCAGCCCTGCAAAACACTGACAGGCAATTAGCAGACCTGACCCTTGACCGTATCTTCACTGACAAACTGTCAGGAAAAGACACTAACCGCCCACAACTGCAAGAACTGCTGACATACTGTAGGCAGGGTGACACTGTACACGTACACAGCTTAGACCGCTTAGGCCGTAATCTTGACGATCTAAGACAGCTTGTGCAGCAGTTCAAGGCTAAGGGGGTAGCTGTAGTGTTCCACAAGGAGAACCTGACGTTTGCTGCAGGGGAAGACAGTAACCCCATGAACGAGCTGCTATTCAACATTATGGGTGCATTCGCTGCGTTTGAACGGTCATTGATACGTGAGAGGCAGCTTGAAGGGATCAGGATTGCACAGGCAAATGGAGCGTATAAAGGCCGTCCTGCTGCTATGACTCCTGAGAGAGTAGCAGAGATTAAGGCAAGGGTAGAGGCTGGAGAGAGCAAGGCGGGGATTGCTAAGGCCCTGAACATCAGCCGTGATACTTTATATCGTTACCTTAAAGAACTGTAA